In Erpetoichthys calabaricus chromosome 15, fErpCal1.3, whole genome shotgun sequence, one DNA window encodes the following:
- the LOC127525977 gene encoding mitoregulin-like, protein MADLLDRHVQVAVIFSFAVGFFAGWHANRMRRRFLDWKKKRLQDKLSETQKKLDLS, encoded by the coding sequence ATGGCTGATCTACTAGACAGACACGTGCAAGTCGCTGTCATCTTCTCCTTTGCCGTTGGCTTCTTTGCGGGATGGCATGCTAACAGAATGAGAAGAAGGTTTCTAGACTGGAAGAAGAAAAGGCTGCAAGATAAACTATCAGAAACGCAAAAGAAGCTGGATTTATCGTAA